Genomic DNA from Lagopus muta isolate bLagMut1 chromosome 19, bLagMut1 primary, whole genome shotgun sequence:
CTGTagctttgctgtgctgtcctTTGGATCCACTTGAGGAAAGTAGGAAGTTTTATGCCTGCAAAAACATCCTGTCTGATACAGGGGAAATAAGATACACTAATAATAGTTATTTGAGAGCAGCTGTTCCAAAGTCTTTTCAAAACTTATTTCATATGGAGTTTGGATCCACATGCACTTAGACTAACATGGTTTAAGTATGTGCCTGTCAGTATGTTCTGTGCTCTTGCCCAGTTTTGTAGCCTGTCTGATCAGGTGCTAACTGTATTATTGTCCACAGGAGGAATAGCCTAGAAGAAATTGTGTCCTTTTATCCTCCCATGAAAACTGTGACTGAGCAAGGCAAGGAGGTACTTGagtatggaaataaatactgGCTCATGCTGGATGAGAAGGAGACAAAGCGAGTCTATCCTGTCAAAGAAGTGAGAGTGTAAGTGCTCTGAAGTTTGTGGGTCCTTCAAGTAGTGCAAAGCTGGCTCCAGAGATCCTCATGGTAGTGTGTCTATTAAATCCTGTGGGTGCTGACAACACCTGCCACACTCCCTCGCTGTCTAAAACCTGGGTAATCAGTGTGGCTTTGTGTGTTGTACGTCATTTGAAACAATGCTGTTCAGTGACTGAGTTCCCTCTATTGTGGTCATGCCTCCAGTTGCCTTCAGTTGCCTCCAGTTGCCTCCAGTTTCTTTCTTGGCCTTTATGTCGCAGAGGAATGCCATGGAATACTAGTTTCCCAAGGGGATACTTGCTGCTTTAGTTCTCAGGGGAAGGAGAAGCTAGTGCTCTATCTTCAGTCTTAATTACAGATGGAGATTGGAGGAGCCTTGCTGAAGATAATGCTCCTGAGTGCATTTCAGAGAGGTCACCAAAGCACGTGTTTAGGTAGGGCTTTTGACACAGCTGTCCTTGGTAAAAGCTCTGGCTAATGTCACTGTGATTCTCTCTGCCTCCTCTAGCCTGATTTCCGTACCTCATTCCCTGACAAGTCTCTTTCAATACCTGCAGGGAAGAAATGCAGTGGAGAAAATGGGCAGATGATTGGCTTGTTCACCTCATCTCCCCCAATGTTTACCGCACCCCCAAAGAAGCCTTGGCATCCTTTGATTACATCGTCCGCGAGGGGAAGTTTGGCACCGTGGAAGGTTTCTTTGCCAAGTACTTGGGGGCCGTTGCCATGTTCTTCATTAGCAAGAGACTGAAGAAAAGGTGGGTACCACTGAGCCCCAGGTGCACAGTCATGACTCCTTGATGGCCACAGCATCCTAAAGAGCAGAACCTGCTTTGAAACCAAACCACTTAATGCAGTGGGAGTAACAGCTGTGTTGCCCTGACTGTGGAGGTACTGAACTCCTTGTCTGCTCTTTACACACCAGCTGTCCCCTTCACCTTAGAATACCTTCCTGATTCCCCAGCAAAGACCAGCCCAAAAGATTAGAGGTGATGAAAGGTTGAAGAACCAAACCTGTGTTTTCAGActagttcttttctttgtttaggCATCAGCTTCGCGATGATGTCCGCGAAGACTTGTACGAGGCAGTTGATAAGTGGGTGAAAGCCATTGGCAAGAACAGGCTGTTCATGGGTGGAAGCCAGCCAAACCTTGCTGACTTGGTAAGTGGTTAATAAGTGGTTAATTCCTGTTTCTATGGTTACATATATTGCAAATTACCCAGTTGTTCATCCATGTGAAATGGTGAACATGAACATAGGCAGAGAAGGGGATTTATATCAGCTACAGGCACATAGGACACTTGTTAAAATAGGACAGTATTTGCTGATTTCCTTCAGCAAATGAACCTGCAGTACTCATCTGCAGGTGGGTGTTACAGATTGTGTGGAAGAGTAAGAGAAGCAGTTTGCAAATCAGAACAACTGCTCTGAACAGTGAGTGCTGGTGAACAGAGCCTTGCACCTGCACAGGCTTTATTGCACTTGGTGCTGAGGAGGTGTTCTTTGCAGGCAGCAATGTGGAGCAGAGTGTGATTCCTTCCCTGGGATGCAAGGGAAATTTTTTCCACCAGGGCTTCACATACTGAGATGGCTTAAATTCTACTCCATAACTGCACATAGATTCTATCCTTTTTGTAACTATTTCCTTAAAGAAACTGCGTGTATGTTTatgctgcctttctgcctgTTCAATCTTCCTTACTGTTCAGACTTGTGGAGCGTGCTGTAGGCATGTAAAGagccttgctttctgttttctgggctgcagaggCACTCTCGTTGATACCCTAAGCCATTCTCCACCACTGACTTTCTCAGTGTTGTTCTAATCTTCATCCTCTGGCACAGGCAGTGTACGGAGTGCTGCGGGTCATGGAGGGGCTGGAAGCCTTTGACGACATGATGTTCCACACCAAGATTCAGCCTTGGTACCAGCGCATGGAAGAAGCCATTCAAAGAGCTGCAGCCTGATGTCAACTACAGCCTCCTTCCTGAAGTACTTgcatggggggaaaaaaaaaacttgaggaatggtttttattttttaaagagttgATGGACTGATCACACATCGTGAACTGACATGCAGGCACAGAAACTGTCCTGTTCAGGGTTCTGAGTTTCTGCAAGCAGAGGGATCCTGCAGTGCGTAAGTGTAAATGAGATATTTAGAAGGATGGGGACAGGTGGAAGGAAGGTGTTTAGGGCACTGCTGGAAGGAAGAAGCTCGGACTGAACTGAAGAAGCACTGAGCAGGGTTCTTTCAGGTgagagctgtgctcagagcacaTTACTGTAAGAGCAAGCTGCTTTCTTGGCTAGGGAGTGTTACAGCTGGATCCAGTCTGATAGTTCTGAGCGGCTTTTGCTTCAAGCTGTCTTCCTCCATTCATCCACACGTCTTTTCCTGACTGAGACACTGGATGCtagatttttaaataagtttttctgCAATAGAATTTCGTAAACCCAGCGCTGTGGGAGCTGGGGGAGAGTCCCCAGTTCTGGGAAAGGAGCCCTTCCTCTGGGACGTGCTGTGCTGATGGGCTGTGAGCTTTGCCACGTGAACGGTTCTTTTGATGATCCTGTATGGTGTGCGAGGATAAAAGCTGCTCTGACGGGATGTGTGTGAGCTCTTACTGCAGACATCTCACCCTGCTAACACCAAGCACTTACGTTGCACAAAGCCACTCAGGAACACCCCTGACAATCAGTTTGTtttgagggagaggagaaaagagaagggtTAAGAGGGATGGGTGCGGGTGGGGATAGCTGAGGGTTTCTGTTGTGTGCTGCAGTAGCAGCTGAGGTGGGAGCGATGGCTGCAGGTTGGGGTGTGGGGTTGCTCAGCCCTCACAGGTGTCGGGTCGGGGTCGGTGGCGTTTCCctgagggaaggggaaggttgggaggaagcagctctttactgcaggcagcagagcctgTCTGTGAGCACCGTGCGCTTTGAGGGGCTCTGTGGGTGCGAGGGGCAGTCCTggtttgtttcttccttcagtgTACAGACTTTAGAGGGGAACGAGTTGCgatttcagttctgctttgacACACGTGAAAGAACGCTCGcggtcagcagcagcagcgtcGGTGCTGCTCTTCTCGTCATCGCTTCTGCGTTTGCTCGGGCCGTTCCGCGCCGAGAACGGCGGTGCGGCGCCCGCCCTCGCGGTCAGAACGAGGCTCCGCGCGCCTCGCGTTGCCATGGCGACGGGGCCCGTTGtgggcggggcggcgcggcgcgggggcgGCGCGGGCTGCCGAGGAAGGTTTGAACCGCCCAATGGGAGAagcgcgggcggcggcggcgcggcggcccCGGAAGTGCTGCTGCATCTCCTGCCCGTGGTGCGGCGCCCATGGCAGCGGGGCGCAACGCCGcatcgccgccgccgccggcgaAGACCGCCTGAGGCGGACCCCGCTGTGGAACGCGCTCGGCACCTCGCGGTGAGcaggagggggaggagaggcCGTCGGGCGGCTCTCGGAGCGCGACGGGGAGCGGCCGAGGGGAGCTCGGCCCTTTGCCCTGCGCGCGCGAGCCGATGAGGTCCCGGGTTCGCCGTGCGGTGCCTCGTGGTGACGTTTGTGTAACGCAGCGGTTCTGCTGCGCGTCCGCGGTGACGGCGTGCTGCTTCTAGAGGAGCGCTGAGCGCTTTGCGCTTCCAATTCCGAAGCGGCACAGCGATCCGTTGACATCGACCGCCGGTAGCTGTAGCTCGGGCTGCCTCCGCTGCCGTTCCTCGCCTGCGGTCTCTGTGACCGCCCTGCGTGTGAAGTTCTGCTTCAGTTACAGCGGCGGAGCTGCAGATGCATGCAGGAGAGCAGCgctgctccttcccagctgTCCGAGCAGCCCTTGCCCTAAGCCGGGTGATGCTGCCCGTGCTGCAGCATTTCCTCGCCCAGTGTCACTGCTGTATTATGATGTTACCAACACCAGTGCCTGTCGCTGCTGTGTTATGATGCTACTCACCAAAACCTGACGTTTTCCATAACTGATGTGGACGTATTGCTTTCGTTCAGAGCAGGGTATTACACGATCCTTGGCAAACTGTCACATTAAAAATGAGCTAGGAAAGGTCACCTGAATTCTGTTCTAGAGCAGTATGGTACAGAATGACACTGTAACACCTGTACCATATCCCCTTATGCAGCAGACTTTGAGGCAGTGTTTGCATGAAATTAGCAGTGAGGCCCTTTGTGTGCAGCTCCAAAGCTCTGTACACACTGGGTGCAGCAGCCCAATCCCATCAGCACTACCAGACAAGCAGCTCACTCTGCTCCCAGTTCAGGTCTGTGGATGGGGCTGGTTGGCCACCACTACTGTATGTGTTTacagggctgtgcagcaccaAGCACTTGTATTGCAGgcctttttcagcttttctgcagaTGGTTAAGAGTTGCCGTCACAGCTGTCTGGGTAAGGTCCTCCTGTGTCATTCTAGAAAGCAGTTTTCTAATGTTTAAGCCAACTCTCAGTACTTAAGGGATGACAATCTCAGTCATTTCTTCATCCTGCACTTGTCAGGGGAAGCAATGGCACGCTGACCCTAGTTTGAATTCATACATCTGATACgtttgtgtctgtgtgtttgAGAGGAAGGGAACGTCCTGGGATCGGCACCATTCCCCGCGAGTTGGACATGatggtccctatgggtcccttccaacttgggatgttctatgattgtgttgtttctgcatcagGTTTCCCTCATCCATCGAAAATGAAATGACATCGGTatctgcacagagcacagtgtcAAGAGGAGCTAAAAGCCTTAAAATAACTGTAAGTAATTATACCTGGGCCGACAGAACTCTGCTGTTGGATTTTTCTAAGCTTTACAGCTACGTTGTACTGAAGAATCATTACCTCAAGGAAAGATTCGTACCTATGCTGATTTCTTTAACCTAGTGTCTCTGGGCTTTTCTGTGCTAGGCAATTAGTGTGTCAATTTTTACATGTATGtattgcagagagaaaatctgaTGAAGGATCTGAAGGCTTTGAAGCATTGGTTTAGTTTCAAGAATTTGAAGTTAAGCACATGTGAAAGAACGTAGAGGTTCGGAATGATGTTTGTTTCCTGTTGGCTTTTTTAAGCTAAGCTGTTAAATTAAcgctcttttcctcttcctctatGAAAGTTCTATTCAGAATCTGATGCTGTTGGTTACTGAAATCCTTGATTTGCTCAATTTTCTGGGGCACCAGACTCTTGCAGGCACCTTCAATCAGTAcaactgcttttgttctttaatgGCTGCAAAAATATTGGCAGCAAAGAAATGATTTAATAGCTTTGCAGCATAATAGCATGCACTTCAAAATGGCAGATGCTACTGAAAGACAGCACGTGCTTTGACCAGAACTGGCCACTGTTGCTCTCTGGCACGGAGGGAAATGTtgttatttccagtttccttaTTCACAGGTTTCCTTTCATTGTATTTCCCCTTCCCGTCCGTGGGAGAAGAGCCATGAAGAACCGTTCCTCATCTCCCCCTTTGCACGTCCATGTGGATGAAAACACCCCTGTCCATGTCCATATTAAAAAGGGTCAGAAAACCACACCTGCAAAATGCCAGGTAGGAGCGTGCAGCTGGGTGTtgtgagggctgcaggcaggagacagTCCTGGAAACACCACAGAACCTTTGAGGTCTGTTTTGCCATAGTGTTGGAACTGAGACCTGTTGCCTCTTTAGCTGTATGCATAGCAGTGGTGAATTTTCAGCGACgtgttttctgtgtttaagGCGATTTAATTATGCTATGTATGAACATATGGCTTGTTGTCATGTTTAATGAAGCGACTGGGGCTGGACTCCATCATCTCTAGAGGTTTCTTCCAgcctctacaattctgtgattatgagAATTGTTGTTTTCAAGTGATGCagcttggggttttttttccttttacctcTTGGCTTTGCGTTCTCATACTGTTATTTCTTTAGCTTTACCTGTTTCTGTAGGAAGGGTTCAGGGTAAGGAAGTAACCAAATGTTTCACTGTCTTGATTGTACTGCAATTAACGTGTTTAAAAGAAGAGGCACTGGATTCAAACCATCTTCTGGCATTAAGCACCTTGACAATCTGCAGAGCTACACCACAGAGAAGGATCTCTTTATACCCTTGTCAGCAGGAGACAGAAGGCAATACTGAAGCTGAGTTGTAgctgttttgcttctgaaattgaAGTGTCAAGTTTTTCTCTACAAGTAATGGAAGTTGCTGGCTCACTCTTATGTCTGCAGACACGCTGTTACAAATTCTCCActaattttctctttgctaaTGGCAGATCAGGGTCTGACATTGAAGTCACCTCCTGCTATTAATTAATCCCCCGTAGGGTACTTTAGAATGGCTTGTCTTGCTCGTCAGGTATTAAAGTTGTGCAAACACTCTTTGACTTTTCATCATTTAGAGCACCTCAACTTTAAGGCGAATAAATGTGGATGTACTTTTGActttaaaacaaggaaaatgctTCAGGGGCTTTTCATAACCAATCACACTGTATGATTCCTTTTCCTCTGGTAGCGTTGACAGTTGGTACAGCTGCTGTACTGTGAGATTAATCTGGAATAGGGAAGGAATCTACCAGCTTGTTCCTTCTGCACCCAAATGGGTTTCATTGCAGTATTCTTTGCATATCTCCCTACAGAGGAGACTTCCTTCCCCATACCCTGTCCCCAAATCTTCCTGCTGGCTGAGTAAGGCTTTCATCATGTCACAGTTGTGGATATTTCAGTCATACAACAGTCTTTACGTGATAAGCAGCAAGAATACATTCAGCTGAACATGCAATAACCTTTCCTTCTGGCTAGTGTTAGCCTCCTCTGCTGGCTCATCTGATCTGATGTGCCATGTATAACACTGTGAATgatcttccatttctttttgcagcGATAAAAATTGTTAATAGTTCTTAAAAGGTCTTATTGTTCGTATCAAAAGTGattgttcttattttctctgtttcttctttagcaaaagcacaaacagaaaatgaaagggaatgCTGTGAACGTGCGCCGAGCAGTCCAGGTGAAAACAAAGGCCCCCTGGATGCCCCCAGGAAAAACATCAGTCCTTGATTCCACCTACAAGTGGGAGgtaagctgctgctgctccctcaaGCAAAGCTTTAGCTGAGGTTGAGGAGAGCAGTTGTTGTATCAGGCTGGGGGGAGCTGGGCTGATATGAGAGAAGGGCCCTGCCACTCACAGTCCATTTCGAGTGTTTCTTGTACatcttgttcatttttaaatatagaaaaataggaaatgatTAACATCCAATGTCCAGCTCACGTGTTTCCATCTCTAGAATGCAGACACATTCACTCGTTAGTTCCTGCTGTGTTAGCAGTGATGTGGTCTGACCTGGAGTattgtgtgcagt
This window encodes:
- the PTGES2 gene encoding prostaglandin E synthase 2 isoform X1, coding for MAAAGRAWRFAALLPSWRLRVPCRSLYGAARGAAAAGGGRLLLGTAFALGGGAGLCLAARQRLREHSAAELPAGNLQLTLYQYKTCPFCSKVRAFLDYHGLPYEIVEVNPIMRKEIKFSSYRKVPILLADAGSPLQLNDSSVIISAIKTYLISKRNSLEEIVSFYPPMKTVTEQGKEVLEYGNKYWLMLDEKETKRVYPVKEVRVEEMQWRKWADDWLVHLISPNVYRTPKEALASFDYIVREGKFGTVEGFFAKYLGAVAMFFISKRLKKRHQLRDDVREDLYEAVDKWVKAIGKNRLFMGGSQPNLADLAVYGVLRVMEGLEAFDDMMFHTKIQPWYQRMEEAIQRAAA
- the PTGES2 gene encoding prostaglandin E synthase 2 isoform X2, producing MWQLNDSSVIISAIKTYLISKRNSLEEIVSFYPPMKTVTEQGKEVLEYGNKYWLMLDEKETKRVYPVKEVRVEEMQWRKWADDWLVHLISPNVYRTPKEALASFDYIVREGKFGTVEGFFAKYLGAVAMFFISKRLKKRHQLRDDVREDLYEAVDKWVKAIGKNRLFMGGSQPNLADLAVYGVLRVMEGLEAFDDMMFHTKIQPWYQRMEEAIQRAAA